The genomic DNA agatatcgaaggagttgttcggttgtaggatgtctgagggatcatctgtggatgaccatgtacttaagatgatcaatttgattgaacgtcttggacaacttggttttgccatggatggggagctgagccaagacttggtcttgcaatcgcttctgaattcgttctcgcagtttgttgtgaactttcacatgaataagttggatgtcagcctgcctgaactccacaacatgttgaagactgcggaatcgaattttccccctaagaagagttatgttcttctaattggtgaaggttccaatcctaagaaaaggaagaggaactcttccaagaagaagaaagtaggtgaagaaaagccggttccaccaaaagctgaagaccccaagagcaaagttgtttgctttcactgtaataaggtggggcactggaagaggaactacaaggtttaccttgcagaattgaagaagaagaagggtagtgagactaccgcttctgattcaggtatgttcatgatagaagtgaatatgtcattaaatcaaatttctacttgggtattagataccgcctgtggttctcatatctgcaatttgttgcagggactaaggagaagtaggactcttgaggaagaggaggtgattctactgatgggaaatggagcaagagttgttgctaaagatgtagaatcatttcatttacatatgcctacgggcaagactattgtttttaaataattgttatattgttccctcgattgtgaggaatattattgccatgttagacttggctggattttcatttattattgagaataatgaatgttctattcttagagataatattctttatggacgtggtactttaaataatggtctgtataaatgtgacataatttacttcagattgaacaaactaataaaagaatagggatgatgaaaatctcacttcattgtggcactacagtctccatttagtagacatggagagagggttgcAAATTTGCTAgaaatggtacacacagatgtatgtggaccaatgtctacgcaagccatgggtggattttcatacttcattacttacatggataatagatctaaattcggatatgtgtttgatgaaacacaagtctgaagcctttgaaaagttcaaagagtataagtatgaagtggagaaacaaaccaaacatagtattataattcttcgattagatcgaggtggtgaatacttgaatggagagtttctggattatctcaaagtaaatggtatagtctcccagtggacgcctccagattggtatctaaaaggagaaatcgaactttgttagacatagttcggtccatgatgagctatgcgaatcttccagtattcctatggggttatgcattagaaacctcaacatattaactgaataaggtaccttccaaatctgttcctcaaactccgtatgagatatggaaagaaaggaaaccgagtcttaaacacgttaagattggggatgtccagcttatgtcaagaaagttgacccagataagctggaatatcaatccgtaaaatgtagttttgtgggatatcctaaagagactttagggtattacttttacaccgatcatcgggtgtttgtctccagacatgctaccttcttggaaaaggagtttatccttgaaggaaacagtgggagcaaaattgaacttggtGAAGTTCAataagcacaaactactacggatcaagtggaaacacctgttctgactgaacaaccttttatggaacagcccattcataggtcagggagagtgtctcgccaacctgagaggtaatatggccttatcattgagaatgacaatgagttgtcgatcattgatgatgacgaccctgtgacctataatgaggctatgagtagtgttgactcagagaaatggcatagtgccatgaaatccggaatggaatctatgtatacggtatacgaaagaatgattagagcagatggccaggtggagacctttaaggccaggcttttgggaaaaggattcaaacaaaggcaatggatcaactttgaagaaaccttttacctgtagccctgttaaaatcagttcggattttacttgtgaatgctgcttactgcgactatgagatctggcaaatggccatatggttttctttccaagggaaatgaaaacctagtgtgtaagctgctgcgaaccatatgtggtttaaagcaagcttctcgaaagatggaacattcattttgatgagacaatcaaagagtttgattttatcaaaaacgtagatgaaccatgcatctacaaaagggttagtgggagcgcggtaacatttcttgtattgtattgaaatagagttgacacacataacaacatagcaaaCCCACtaacaaagctactttatgaaagtcactttgatcgtcataaagacaagatgggtattagataccagagtgattggctttagtacaagtgggagattgaaaggaatatgtcctaagtccaatcatgtattaggatttaggaataactctttatgtaatatgttttgatttcattgatattaataaaagacttgttttgtttttattacgggctctatctatttaagtgtttaaataagatataccatagtttagagtaaagctttttatggattatgatgagatcataatagtgagacctaaaagatgataactctaaacctAAATAGTttctgatcataggattactaactggtaattaataatccgcaaagatcggtacatactatgcttgcttcattatgaaggatgtctgttctcatagacatttatgtggtgacactatagctagtatgtaggtgcttattatagaataagttcactgaacatgactcgcacagctgaacaactgatgaagttcactcacgtgtcagcagttgttcacatagtgatagttgtacaagtatccttagacttgaggtcatcatagtcatcttgtgtacactgaactatgctttggtttagttctaagtctccagggataattattagggctctactgggtataggaatttgtacacgaagatagtgtatgatcaataaaggatctaccccttccagtgaaggaagcgaatgttcaaggctgatccacttatgctagttcaggaatctctggccagagtgaatgaaattagaaaggagtttctaatttgcatagaactaagcatagtaaatggtaagcaagtgattgaattagataggcttgacacgagatccatgccttgtatttaatcgggacattgtagggtagaaggagtttattctacggtaactattcactgaataggttcttggtattctaagcagtgaattcatattatccggatagtcgcgatatgttgagaagtatccctcacgatgtagaataaatgtgattaattaattaatcatatttaaataattagaGAATTtgtataaataatgataaaatagttttatttttatttatttctactaccggcttaatattgaacctacagggtcacaccataaaaaaagaatgatttaatggtggaggaatgaattaataatggctaataattatttatttatgaaataaataattaattggcaaatttaataattgattaaatgaaatttaattgattatagattaattaagaaaagttcttaatattattaattaaaggatttaatttttggaaattaaatcaagagagagaattatttctaaagtgtttagaaaaaggattaataattaaaaggtgttttaattattaatgagaataataaatgggataataataataatatttatgggaaaatttcagctgaaaattttgcctataaatatactattataaaccctatttttatcctaatcccaaaaattttataaaaccttattctctccacctcctcctcctccttaacgtcgttttcttggtggataccggtgaagtgcttcacgtttgaggagcagctgctaaggatctccgatcgttgcttttggatcgctattaaaggttagtaatcgatccatatgtttttaccacgatttatatgcttttatttggattttgtatgtgtaaaagtgtttttacACGCCTCCGCTGCAATTAAAATCCAACACTTGCAACAGTttatataattatgaatttataAGATATGAAGATGTGAATAATTTAAAGCAAAATACGACTTAGATTATATTACATGCTTGCGAGGGTAAACTCTTCACTGTCTTAGGTACAGTACAATACATTATATGTGAATCCAACTGAATACAAGTCTAGTCAACCAtaatatacatacacctatcacATTAGGGGGTCATGACTCGCTAACTACTACTAGTTGTCCTACCAAAATGATGAAGTACATCTGACCGTCACTAGGTATAGGTCGCCAGCTATCGAAGGTCGTGACTCAGCCACGTGTAAGGTCTCTCACCCTCATCATCGCATCGGTCAGTATCGTCTCGCCCTCTGATAGGGACATATATCCCCCATCTGCGGTGGTCCTCATACAAACTCGAGCCCTCAACTCAATGCCAACTATCTCCCTCTGTGCCTGAACGGGGGTGTCAGCTAGAAATCCTCCCTGGAACATGGGTCGCGCAGACCTCTCTAGGGCTAAAACCTCCTCAAGCTCGGTGACTCTGGTCTGGGCGGCTACCAGCTGCTACATCAACCATCCAACTATACGCAGGTGCATATCAACTCTCACAGTAGGGGAGGCGGGTGGAGTGTCAGGGTCGCTAGAGGGTATCTCCTTAGTCTCCATCTCAGCATGGTCACGGTCCGCATCGTCCTCACCCTCATCTGAATCAAGTGGGCTCAGTGATGGCATCGGTGGAGTGGGTGAACGGACAACAGGCAGGGGGTACATCTCAATATCCCTCCATACTGGCTCATCATCACGAGGCTCAGGGGATCCAACAGCAATCGGGACAGGGCGGTCAGTCTCTGGCTCTATTGGGTCCTCAGTGGGGTCCTCCTCCTGGTCCTCCTCCGGATCCTCCTCCGGAATATCCTCTGGCTCCGGAATAGGGTCAATAACAGGGTCTGCTCCTAGTGCGGCCTCCTCTAGTATctgttaatatttaaataaagtTTTATCAGTCTTTAAGGCTAAGGTTCCCTTGAGGGTACTACTGTCGTGACTACTCCATAGTAATCCGACCAAGAACTCGATGAGAGTTCTAACCATTTTATTATTACTCCTATATTTATCCAAGTTTTAttcctatcgtttccaagatttataacctaaagctctgataccatttttgtgaCGCCCCCAGACCCGGGGTCGGAGATCTGAGTCGCCACGATCACTTGATCCAATCAAACCATTATATATAAACTAAGTAACCACAATTATCTTGCACAATCCTTAACCCCTCACAAAtacactcacacacacacaggttatagtTCTTGGAAACGAAACATTAAATAACTAAAGTCATTACATCCACAGAGTTACAATATTACAATCCCAAAATATTAAACAGTTGAAATATGCCGTGGTGTAGACTCTACATGAGCCTAGACCGACGACCGAATAAACCCTTGTTCATTACAAACTTACATAAGTCATATTTATAAATAAGTCTGACCATAAACAACTGGAAGCTAAACCAACTGATTCGGTCTACCTGAGGCATGGCTCGGAACATCCTACGGAAACGCTGCGCGTTTCCCACACGCTTCCTGGCGGTTAGCTTCATGATCGGCATCTTAGTTAACTGTTGTGTTGTATCATTTTAAAGAAACATGTGTGAGCTACAATGCCCAGCTATAACTTTAAAAAGAGTAAATATAACTGTATATGCTTGTACGTATTTTAATTGATAACAACTTATTATAATGGCGATAAATATTTTATACCGACATTATTCCCTTTTTAATCTTTTATCCTTTCACAATATATTTTCATATTTTGAATCAAAATTTATCTTGCCAATATCTTCAGAAATCAAGCTCCTGGGCATTGACTTCGATACGGCATAACAACTTCAAGTGGAAGAAAGTGGACACGCTGGAGCCATAGctttacgatgatcagtcgtatcACTATCAGCCTTTTtgttttctactagtagatggacaacACCCTAACAGCTCGGGGTCATCCAAGCCAACTATGGGCTTAATTCGAATTCTCTCATAGACTGAGAATTCTCATCACCTAGGAAAGAATTCCCTAATAGCCTGGGAATCTCAATCCTGAGGCGGTATTAATTTTGATAGCCCACTCGGAGTCGAAACCCCAAGGTCTACCCCTCCAGGCCCACGAGAATTTTTATAAACATTTCTGTAATTTAATTCTCCCAAGTCACATAGCTTGGTAATAAAACCATAGAAGTACTCCTGGAGAGCTTTAAAAAGGAAGTACTCAAGTATATACGTTGACCGTTGTCAACTATTATTTGTACAGGGGATCGCATTACAATTATCCGATACTTTATAAGTCAATTTCAAAATAACTTTGAATACTATTTATAACataatattttcttaaaaattagGAAGGGTTATATATTCATCCTCCGGATAAttctcttttattttaaaataggttttgGAGCTTGAAGCTCCAATTAAGCCTTTAAATAAtcttaattaaataattaaaggATTATTGAGAAATATTTccttattaataattatttataatttaataaaaatattactTATAATATCTTTTATTCAAAATAGTCCACTAACTATAGATATGCGGAGTTTATAATTGTTAACGATTCGATGTCGAGTCGTTTCAGTGTTTAAATATTTTACGCGATCAGAATCGGTCTAATCGAAATCACATTTCTACATTTATCATAAAAGACTTGAAAAGGAAATAATCTTTATATCACAATGTAACATAGCAATCATGCTTTGTAAATCATGGTAATCGTACTTGTAAATCATGGCATGCATGTTATTTGAAATCCCGTACGATTTAATACAAAACAGCTTTTGATAGTTTATTCATGCAGAAATATCTACAACACAACAGTACTTCAAGGGTAGGGTTTTTAAACTTTCCTGGAAGTCTCGAAGTGGTCGGGGTGCGGGGAGTGCTCCGGTAATCTACAATATAAGTACAAACTCGTTGTTAGTTCTAAACTCGATTTTAATGCGCGTCGCGACTACGGTTTACATTTGCTTCATTAATGGCTATCTTGGCTCAATTTTAACCCTTGGACTAACTTACGGATTCATGACatctaataattattaatatattttgatAACCACTTTTGATCTCATTTTTACTTAGTCAAAACCAAATTCAGATTCGAAGGCGATTTCTATGGCGTTTCACTTGCGCGTCTTCGACTTgtgaatttttataaaattgaaaaattatccattaaatataaaattttgcaGAGGCCTTTATTATATCAATATATAGCTCCTgaaaaattttcataatttttataaaatgtttaagTGAGATTTTCATTAAAACCAACTCGGCGAATGAGCAAGCGTGCGCCACGAAAACCGATTTcactaaaatgaccataactcctaaaccgtaaattgTAATTGAGCGATTCAAGCGCCCACGTGAAGCTTGTGACATGCTATATCTAATTACAGTGGTTTAGTTTTTAAAACAGGGAGAATCTCCCGGATATTTCTGTCTTACCAGTTTGTAgaaaaacgggcattacgacgacaTAGATTTTAACGTTTTCCAAATTTCAAACACAATCAAACCACCCCAAATCAACCAATACACAAACTCTCCTACTTAAACAATCATATACATCAAGAACATCAAGAACAACCCACCAAAATCATATCTCACCATTTCACCACCAAAATCAAACCATCTTTTAAACTAGTGCTTAAATCACTAACTACAACATATATACATCATTTTCTTGATCAAAACTCCATGAAAACTTAAGGGTTAAAAAGTTTTATACCTCCTAGAGATCTTGTGGGTGCTTGGGTAGAAGAATAAAGCCTTGATCTAACCTTTCCTAAGCTTGAATTACCTAGATCAAACAAGAAAACAAGGTTTTAAAAACTTGAACACTATTCATCACTATTCATGCTCATCTTCTTATTTTTGTTCACCATCAAAGAGAGCTTTGTTTGCTATGAAACTTTTAGCATACCTTAGTTATGATATGAAGAAGCTATGGAATTTATTTGAGGATTTATGGATGTGTTTAAGGGGGTGAAAAATTTTCTAAGCCCTTGGCTTAAATGGTGAGGCCGAATGGAGAAGAAAAGGGGGGGAGAGCTTTTGGCTTTTGGTTTTTGATCTTGGATATTATTTTGGTAAAGTGTGATTTGGTTTTCCAAAAATGATGCATCTTATTCTAGACCACATCCTTTTTGTACTTGAAGCATGGTTTGAATAGTAACAAGGTACTATACACTATTCCACTTTAGTTCGTAAGTTAAGGTTTTGGTTTGATTTCAACTAGTTGGCTGTATGGTTACTTGCATGGCTAGCTTTGCATGATTTATTGTTTATGTATAAAAAGGGTGCAATTGTTTTAGTTATCACTTAACGGTTCCCGAATTATGTTCTTTCCGTTAATTCGACGATTCCTCAAAACGTTACGCGACGAAACTCTCGTACCGTAAATCCTTCTTAATTCCCATACTTATGTTTGTTTTTCCCCATAATTATTTTATTCCATATCTTTTTATTTAAAAGTTCATCTCGTATTACTCGTTAACCCGTAAAAGTGgtcattttaaataatggtcgTTTGCGTAAACTATTgtcgtttacatacacttattttcctTAACAAGAAGCACCGTGAACTCGGAATTGTAAAATTCATATCCGTATATAGCGGCGTCACAAAAGTTATGCTAATCAGCAAAAGTACTATTCACTGTCAGGTTCTACAATTGTCCGAAATTGGGATTATTACACTGACCCCTTAAACCCATGCCTTCTTCTAAATCTGATGTTGCTATACATCCCTGCAAGATTGGCCATAGTAGGTTCCTTAAACTGAAGCAGCTCCTCCATTGTATAGTAATCACTAGGATCACCTGACAGATTGCCATTGTCCATCTCAGCTTCAAATGGTATACTTGCCTGAGACATTGGTTTCTCAGCAGTAATATCCAAATCATTAAACTTGCTAGCCACAAGAGCAGGTGTCTTCAATAGTTCAGCATTCTTACTGTCCACTGCACCACTACCATAGATAATTTCTCTTTGTTTCTGCTCTATTTCATGAGTCTTCATTTTACCATATAAATCATCCAGTTTCAAAGTATTGAAGTCTAGACGCTCACGAACAGATGAAGCTTTATTGTCTAAGTGGTGAGGTAAGGTCAACATAAACTTCCTGTTGACTTCTCGTTGAGGGTAAGCCTTTCCAAGTATACTCAGTTCATTCAGTAATTTGTTCAGCCTTTCGAAAACCTGAGTTACACTTCACCGGGAAGAGATTTAAACGCCTCATATTGAGAAGTCAAGATATCGAGTCGATTTTCTCTAACATCCTCAGTCCCTTCCATAAGAACTTCTATGGTGTCCCACATATGTTTAGTACTTTCACACACCATGATTTGGTGACTCATGTCATCGTCCATCGAGTCTACCAAAATCAGCTGTAGGCCTTGATCCAATCCGACCAATTCCTTGTCCTTGGCAGTCCATTCTTCCTCGGGATATAGAACTTGTTTCGCAGAGTCAGCTGGATCTTCCTTCATCGGTATATGTGGTCCATTTTTAAGAATCTTCATATATTCTGGATTTAACGCCTGAATATACGACAACATCTTCTTTTTACATAGATTATACCGAGATTTGTCAAACTGAGGAACCTTAATGCTGCTAACCTTTTGAGTACTCATTTTCAGATCACGAAAAAATTCTGCAATATACCGTCCTAAAAATTCACTACCCAAACAGTCAACacaagtcaaatcaactcaaTCAACAACACAACCAAAATCAGATCTCCACCAATAGAAGCAATCCCAGTCTCTATACAGccaaaatcaaacacaaaacttGCTAACCTAAAGGATCTGATCagtatatcgatcaacaagctcggataccaattgttaggtctgtATGTTAAatacagagggggtgaatgtattttagTTCATTTTACTTAATCAATTCGCAGCGGATAATATGTAATGAAATTATAAACACAAACACAAAGGAATTTCGGGGTTAATCTTATTATATTAAGAAATAACCTCGAAGGGTGGTGCTTATAAACTTTGATACAACAAGTAATCAAAGCAACGAtaatcacatatacatacacaAGATAAGCTATTCCTTGTATACGTGATAATCACTCGAAAAAATGTTACAATCTTTATCAGATAGGCTATCAAATACAAAGATGTAAAGTAGCTGAGTGTGACACTGTAAGACTTTAATTTCTGTATAAAATTCAGCAGAGTTTCGCCTTAGGAATTGAATGATTTAGCTGAAGAATCTCCTGAGAACGAAAGCTCGACTGTTGCTGATGTGAAAGATCATGAAACATCTATTCACAAACCAATATATATAGGCAGGTAGACGGAGAGACGTGGCTTATCATGAACCAAGTCTTTAGATCTTAAAAGGCTGCACTAGTCGATTGTAGAAGTCGAATGAAATAACCAGCAGTCGAATAATCTTTCTCCTGTATGCTTTTCTGTGACTTAGAACATTAAAACTAATCAACACAAGGAGCTACAATCGACTAGTGAGAAGAAATAATCAACTAGTTGATTATACTAGTCGACTAGGCAAAGTTCTGGGACTTAGAAAAATTCAACCATTTATTAACTAACAAAGTCGACTACTAGCATCATAAAATCGACTTCTGGAATGATATAGTCGATTATCAACTTTTCTGAGCTCAAGTTGAATTCTCACTAGTCGACCATATAAGTGTAGAAGTTGACTAGTGTGTTtatacttagaaaatttcaagATCATGGCACACTTGTACTTAGTCGACTAGCATGCCTTTCCATTCGACTAGTAGAATCCTATAATCGACTAGTAGCATTCAAAATTGAGTTAGGATTAGCTACTAGTCGATTTCTTCCTTCCTAGAAGTCGACTGGCTTGCTTTTTGCCTTAGAGAAATTTCTGCTCACTGGAACTTTCATCACTTAGATGAATCTTGATTGCCTTCTACCATTTGACACTCACTTGACCCACAAAGACCTTTACCACTTAGTACAAGTGAATTTGATCCTTCCAATAGAGTAAGGCTTAGCAAG from Apium graveolens cultivar Ventura chromosome 5, ASM990537v1, whole genome shotgun sequence includes the following:
- the LOC141724151 gene encoding uncharacterized protein LOC141724151; this translates as MPIMKLTARKRVGNAQRFRRMFRAMPQILEEAALGADPVIDPIPEPEDIPEEDPEEDQEEDPTEDPIEPETDRPVPIAVGSPEPRDDEPVWRDIEMYPLPVVRSPTPPMPSLSPLDSDEGEDDADRDHAEMETKEIPSSDPDTPPASPTVRVDMHLRIVGWLM